One window from the genome of Thermoleophilaceae bacterium encodes:
- the fliP gene encoding flagellar type III secretion system pore protein FliP (The bacterial flagellar biogenesis protein FliP forms a type III secretion system (T3SS)-type pore required for flagellar assembly.) yields MSLDGGNAVQLLLLIAGITLVPALLFTVTGFTRILIVLGFIRTGLGTPTAPPNQVLVGIAFFLTVFVMAPTLKEVKSEAVDPLSKGRITQAQALERGEKPMREFMFKQTRTKDLALFVGLAKLDRPETRADVPTWVLIPAFIISELKTAFQIGFLIFLPFLIIDLVVASTLMSMGMIMLPPVFISLPFKILLFVLVDGWNLVTRALVESF; encoded by the coding sequence GTGAGCCTCGACGGCGGCAACGCCGTCCAGCTGCTGCTGCTGATCGCCGGGATCACGCTGGTCCCGGCGCTGCTGTTCACGGTCACGGGCTTCACCCGCATCCTCATCGTCCTCGGCTTCATCCGCACGGGCCTGGGCACGCCCACCGCGCCGCCCAACCAGGTGCTGGTGGGCATCGCCTTCTTCCTCACCGTCTTCGTGATGGCGCCCACGCTGAAGGAGGTCAAGAGCGAGGCCGTGGACCCGCTCTCCAAGGGCCGGATCACGCAGGCGCAGGCGCTCGAGCGCGGGGAGAAGCCGATGCGCGAGTTCATGTTCAAGCAGACCCGCACGAAGGACCTGGCGCTGTTCGTGGGGCTGGCGAAGCTCGACCGCCCCGAGACGCGCGCCGATGTGCCCACGTGGGTCCTCATCCCCGCCTTCATCATCAGCGAGCTGAAGACGGCGTTCCAGATCGGGTTCCTGATCTTCCTGCCATTCCTGATCATCGACCTGGTCGTGGCCTCGACGCTGATGAGCATGGGCATGATCATGCTGCCGCCCGTCTTCATCTCCCTGCCGTTCAAGATCCTCCTGTTCGTCCTCGTGGACGGCTGGAACCTGGTCACCAGAGCCCTGGTGGAGAGCTTCTGA
- a CDS encoding flagellar motor protein, with product MKAATGIGIAAAMAGLLVGVILEGGNPMAFLNLPAALIVFGGTFGVTFAATSFEQMKQIPLLFKRVMDDEPRDLQSQVDLLVGYAERARRDGLLALDDEIQQLDDEFTKKGLQLVVDGTDPEVVREILENELDGMAARHTHSRQPFEKAGGFAPTMGIIGTVMGLVHVLEQLDQPELLGPAIAGAFMATLYGVGGANVVFIPVANKLKQNSGEEQELRTMTIEGVLAIQAGDNPRIVADKLVSFVPPAERRSPDEKPGAADMAAVPEPEEAAA from the coding sequence ATGAAAGCTGCCACTGGAATAGGAATCGCAGCCGCCATGGCGGGTCTGCTCGTCGGGGTGATCCTCGAAGGCGGGAACCCCATGGCGTTTCTCAATCTGCCCGCGGCGCTGATCGTGTTCGGCGGCACCTTCGGGGTGACCTTCGCCGCCACGTCCTTCGAGCAGATGAAGCAGATCCCCCTGCTGTTCAAGCGGGTGATGGATGACGAGCCGCGCGACCTGCAGAGCCAGGTGGACCTGCTGGTGGGCTACGCGGAGCGGGCTCGCCGCGACGGGCTGCTCGCCCTCGACGACGAGATCCAGCAGCTCGACGACGAGTTCACCAAGAAGGGGCTCCAGCTGGTGGTGGACGGCACCGACCCGGAGGTCGTCCGCGAGATTCTCGAGAACGAGCTGGACGGGATGGCGGCGCGCCACACGCACTCGCGCCAGCCGTTCGAGAAGGCCGGCGGCTTCGCCCCGACGATGGGGATCATCGGCACCGTGATGGGCCTGGTCCACGTGCTCGAGCAGCTGGACCAGCCCGAGCTGCTCGGCCCCGCCATCGCGGGCGCCTTCATGGCCACGCTCTACGGGGTCGGCGGCGCCAACGTGGTGTTCATCCCGGTGGCCAACAAGCTGAAGCAGAACTCCGGCGAGGAGCAGGAGCTGCGCACGATGACGATCGAGGGCGTCCTGGCCATCCAGGCCGGGGACAACCCGCGGATCGTGGCCGACAAGCTCGTGTCGTTCGTGCCGCCCGCCGAGCGCCGCTCCCCCGACGAGAAGCCCGGGGCCGCGGACATGGCGGCCGTGCCCGAGCCCGAAGAGGCGGCAGCCTGA
- the fliQ gene encoding flagellar biosynthesis protein FliQ, which yields MNEDVVVKLAMDALTLTLKVALPLMLAGLAVGLIISVFQAVTQIQEMTLTFIPKILVTAAVLVIGGPWMLDQLLAYTEELYSSIPNMVGA from the coding sequence ATGAACGAGGACGTCGTCGTCAAGCTCGCGATGGACGCGCTGACCCTCACGCTGAAGGTCGCGCTGCCGCTCATGCTGGCCGGCCTCGCGGTGGGCCTGATCATCAGCGTCTTCCAGGCGGTCACCCAGATCCAGGAGATGACGCTGACGTTCATCCCCAAGATCCTCGTGACCGCCGCGGTGCTGGTGATCGGCGGGCCGTGGATGCTCGACCAGCTGCTGGCCTACACCGAGGAGCTCTACAGCTCAATCCCCAACATGGTGGGCGCGTGA
- a CDS encoding flagellar biosynthetic protein FliO produces the protein MKRISVPAAAAALWCILCAPAFAAERGENAPLDLEQAQESASGGGGGLTRTIVGLAIVIGVIFGLHWVLKQVKSGREEKVSGDGLASLATLPLGPNRAVHVVRAGNEVLVLGATEHGISQLRVYGEEEALEGGLIADPSEPEVIEAAPARPQRRLLPALSPNATTSANGTNVLDTLRGWTVRR, from the coding sequence ATGAAGCGAATCTCCGTCCCAGCCGCTGCGGCGGCCCTGTGGTGCATCCTGTGCGCGCCCGCGTTCGCGGCGGAGCGTGGGGAAAACGCCCCGCTCGACCTCGAGCAGGCGCAGGAATCCGCTTCCGGCGGCGGCGGCGGGCTCACGCGGACGATCGTCGGCCTGGCGATCGTCATCGGCGTCATCTTCGGCCTGCACTGGGTCCTCAAGCAGGTCAAGTCCGGCCGTGAGGAGAAGGTGTCGGGTGACGGCCTCGCCTCGCTCGCCACGCTCCCGCTGGGCCCCAACCGCGCCGTGCACGTGGTGCGCGCCGGCAACGAGGTGCTGGTGCTGGGCGCCACCGAGCACGGCATCTCCCAGCTGCGGGTCTATGGCGAGGAGGAGGCGCTCGAGGGCGGCCTGATAGCCGACCCGTCCGAGCCCGAGGTCATCGAGGCAGCTCCTGCGCGGCCGCAGCGCCGCCTGCTGCCCGCGCTCAGCCCGAACGCCACGACGAGCGCGAACGGGACGAACGTTCTCGACACGCTCCGGGGCTGGACGGTGCGCCGGTGA
- the fliR gene encoding flagellar biosynthetic protein FliR has translation MNDLLAQFSESQVAGFLLVLARISPLFLLAPLFSSKMFPPRARGIAAVAITVGIAPLAMRGQEVPVGALELGGLMLKEILVGLAFAFAIAALFAAVQVAGSLVDTFTGFAFAAIVDPLTGNQSAVIHNLYTLIGVAIFVAIGGDAWVVQGLARSYDAIPLLATPDIGALVGGVNSAFAAIFVAGVEVAAPIVIALILTDVAFGLVSRVVPQLNVFAVGFPAKITVGLLIIGVSLPFVSGWLESELQTSVRTALDTLQVGVTG, from the coding sequence GTGAACGACCTGCTCGCCCAGTTCTCGGAGAGCCAGGTGGCCGGCTTCCTGCTCGTGCTGGCGCGCATCTCGCCGCTGTTCCTGCTGGCGCCGCTGTTCTCGTCCAAGATGTTCCCGCCCCGCGCGCGCGGGATCGCGGCCGTGGCCATAACCGTGGGCATCGCGCCTCTGGCCATGCGCGGTCAGGAGGTGCCCGTGGGGGCGCTGGAGCTCGGCGGGCTGATGTTGAAGGAGATCCTCGTGGGCCTCGCCTTCGCCTTCGCGATCGCGGCGCTGTTCGCCGCGGTGCAGGTGGCGGGCTCGCTGGTGGACACCTTCACCGGCTTCGCCTTCGCGGCGATCGTCGACCCGCTCACGGGCAACCAGTCCGCGGTGATCCACAACCTCTACACGCTGATCGGGGTGGCGATCTTCGTGGCCATCGGCGGCGACGCCTGGGTGGTCCAGGGCCTGGCCCGCAGCTATGACGCCATCCCGCTCCTGGCCACGCCCGACATCGGCGCGCTGGTGGGCGGCGTGAACTCCGCGTTCGCCGCGATCTTCGTCGCGGGGGTCGAGGTGGCCGCTCCGATCGTGATCGCGCTGATCCTCACGGATGTCGCCTTCGGCCTGGTCTCGCGCGTCGTGCCGCAGCTCAACGTGTTCGCGGTCGGGTTCCCGGCCAAGATCACGGTCGGGCTGCTCATCATCGGCGTGTCGCTCCCGTTCGTCTCGGGCTGGCTCGAGAGCGAGCTCCAGACCAGCGTGCGCACGGCCCTCGACACGCTGCAGGTGGGGGTGACTGGCTGA
- a CDS encoding flagellar basal body-associated FliL family protein, with protein MKKKLKIIIPLALLILGGGYKMVLAKPAEVESKVHGEVYVLPKEFLINLADGQFAKLSVGLILEHGALEAAAGGGHGAKPPEGYGPLPQEGLVRDIVTDVLTSSDGDALIENKGRTRLKKKILQSIHKKTDVHAEQVLFTDVAVQ; from the coding sequence GTGAAGAAGAAGCTGAAGATCATCATTCCGCTCGCCCTGCTCATCCTGGGCGGGGGCTACAAGATGGTGCTCGCCAAGCCGGCGGAGGTGGAGTCGAAGGTTCACGGCGAGGTGTACGTGCTGCCGAAGGAGTTCCTCATCAACCTCGCCGACGGCCAGTTCGCCAAGCTCAGCGTGGGGCTCATCCTCGAGCACGGCGCCCTGGAGGCGGCCGCGGGCGGCGGCCACGGCGCCAAGCCGCCCGAGGGCTACGGCCCGCTGCCCCAGGAGGGCCTGGTGCGCGACATCGTCACGGACGTGCTCACGTCGAGCGACGGCGACGCCCTGATCGAGAACAAGGGCCGAACGCGGCTCAAGAAGAAGATCCTGCAGTCGATTCACAAGAAGACCGACGTTCACGCCGAGCAGGTCCTGTTCACCGACGTCGCGGTTCAATGA
- the flhB gene encoding flagellar biosynthesis protein FlhB, whose protein sequence is MSGAAGDKTEKATPKRKQDARKKGQVAKSMDLNGSFVLIGGLAAIAIWGDHLVSQCEIAMRNTLALVSTPDVVVQEGVAKLMLETGRSAAFAVAPIALACMLAGVLASIAQVGFKPSAFALKPDPKRLNPLQGAKNIFGPHAVFEAGKSIVKVAVVGGIAAFAVIPALPELAALVGMSPLQLVAQLMDIVMGVAWRAAAAYLVIGIADTVYQRWRHEKQMKMTKDEVKREVKDQDKPEEVRAAIRRRQQQAARARMMAAVPDADVVVTNPTHFSVALSYDGERAAPMVVAKGQDLVAVEIRRIAAEHDVPVVGDPPLARSLHATVEVGQEIPEELYQAVAQLLAFVYRVAGRKVAA, encoded by the coding sequence ATGTCGGGCGCCGCGGGCGACAAGACCGAGAAGGCGACTCCCAAGCGCAAGCAGGACGCGCGCAAGAAGGGCCAGGTGGCCAAGAGCATGGACCTCAACGGGTCCTTCGTGCTCATCGGCGGCCTTGCCGCGATCGCAATCTGGGGCGACCACCTGGTGAGCCAGTGCGAGATCGCGATGCGCAACACGCTGGCGCTCGTGTCCACGCCCGACGTGGTCGTGCAGGAGGGCGTGGCCAAGCTCATGTTGGAGACGGGCCGGTCCGCCGCGTTCGCCGTGGCCCCGATCGCGCTGGCGTGCATGCTGGCCGGGGTGCTGGCCAGCATCGCGCAGGTGGGCTTCAAGCCCTCGGCGTTCGCGCTCAAGCCCGACCCCAAGCGTCTCAACCCGCTCCAGGGAGCCAAGAACATCTTCGGCCCGCACGCCGTCTTCGAGGCGGGCAAGAGCATCGTGAAGGTGGCCGTGGTGGGCGGCATCGCCGCGTTCGCCGTGATACCCGCGCTGCCCGAGCTCGCCGCGCTTGTGGGGATGTCCCCGCTGCAGCTCGTCGCCCAGCTCATGGACATCGTGATGGGCGTGGCCTGGCGCGCGGCGGCCGCCTACCTCGTGATCGGCATCGCGGACACCGTCTACCAGCGCTGGCGCCACGAGAAGCAGATGAAGATGACCAAGGACGAGGTCAAGCGCGAGGTCAAGGACCAGGACAAGCCGGAGGAGGTCCGCGCCGCCATCCGCCGCCGCCAGCAGCAGGCCGCGCGGGCCCGGATGATGGCCGCCGTGCCCGACGCCGACGTGGTGGTCACCAACCCCACGCACTTCTCCGTGGCGCTGAGCTATGACGGTGAGCGGGCGGCCCCGATGGTGGTGGCCAAGGGCCAGGACCTCGTGGCTGTGGAGATCCGCCGCATCGCCGCCGAGCACGACGTTCCCGTCGTCGGTGACCCGCCCCTGGCGCGCTCGCTGCACGCCACGGTGGAGGTCGGCCAGGAAATCCCCGAGGAGCTCTACCAGGCCGTGGCCCAGCTCCTCGCATTCGTCTACCGCGTCGCCGGTAGGAAGGTGGCTGCCTGA
- the fliN gene encoding flagellar motor switch protein FliN: MTAKETDMHEEIEYAPLEATPVAGGTAADLGRLQDVPVELAVEIGRTRMTIGETLGLRPGSIVTLNRLAGEPVDLLVNGKPIARGEVVAIDEEFGLRVTDVVSPVPALGAADVAAADAVPAVEAAEPGPVVPDPVVAPEPAVTPDPA, from the coding sequence ATGACCGCGAAGGAGACCGACATGCACGAGGAGATCGAGTACGCGCCGCTCGAGGCCACCCCGGTGGCCGGCGGGACCGCGGCCGACCTCGGCCGGCTCCAGGACGTGCCTGTGGAGCTCGCCGTCGAGATCGGGCGCACGCGCATGACCATCGGCGAGACGCTCGGCCTGCGGCCGGGCTCGATCGTCACGCTCAACCGGCTGGCCGGCGAGCCCGTCGACCTGCTGGTGAACGGCAAGCCGATCGCCCGCGGCGAGGTCGTGGCGATCGACGAGGAGTTCGGGCTGCGGGTGACGGATGTCGTCTCGCCCGTGCCCGCGCTCGGCGCGGCCGATGTGGCGGCCGCGGACGCCGTGCCGGCGGTCGAGGCCGCAGAGCCGGGACCGGTCGTGCCGGACCCCGTCGTGGCGCCCGAGCCGGCCGTCACGCCAGATCCCGCCTAG
- a CDS encoding flagellar motor protein MotB, which translates to MSARSRGRRRGGHGEEHEDGERWLLTYADMITLLMALFIVMFAISNVNTSKFESLQSSLQEAFSGKILPGGEAIRETGATQETEQAPPEPPIPAISALPEQEQQTTHDEDAAREEQEDFEELKRKLDEYARRNGLTRELETDIERRGLVIRLLTDRVLFPSGEAVLKPQARPILSHIARLLVIDRRHPIVVEGHTDNQPIRTAIYPSNWELSGARASSVVRHLIDRRVRPRRLEASGFADLHPINTNRTPGGRLRNRRVEIVLTRLNHRGQGGPSE; encoded by the coding sequence ATGAGCGCGCGGTCACGCGGCCGGCGGCGCGGAGGGCACGGGGAGGAGCACGAGGACGGCGAACGCTGGCTCCTCACCTACGCCGACATGATCACGCTGCTGATGGCGCTCTTCATCGTGATGTTCGCCATATCGAACGTGAACACGTCGAAGTTCGAGAGCCTCCAGAGCTCGCTCCAGGAGGCCTTCTCCGGCAAGATCCTCCCCGGCGGCGAGGCGATCAGGGAGACCGGGGCCACGCAGGAGACCGAGCAGGCCCCGCCCGAGCCGCCGATCCCGGCGATCTCCGCGCTGCCCGAGCAGGAGCAGCAGACGACGCATGACGAAGACGCCGCGCGGGAGGAGCAGGAGGACTTCGAGGAGCTCAAGCGCAAGCTCGACGAGTACGCGCGCAGGAATGGCCTGACGCGCGAACTGGAGACCGACATCGAGCGGCGCGGGCTGGTCATCCGCCTGCTCACCGACCGCGTGCTCTTCCCCAGCGGCGAGGCGGTGCTCAAGCCGCAGGCCCGCCCGATCCTAAGCCACATCGCCCGGCTGCTGGTGATCGACCGCAGGCATCCGATCGTCGTCGAAGGCCACACGGACAACCAGCCGATCCGGACGGCGATCTATCCGAGCAACTGGGAGCTCTCGGGGGCTCGCGCGTCGAGCGTCGTGCGCCACCTCATCGACCGTCGCGTGCGGCCGAGGCGGCTGGAGGCCTCCGGGTTTGCGGACCTGCATCCGATAAACACGAACAGGACGCCAGGAGGGCGCCTGCGCAACCGGCGGGTGGAGATCGTGCTCACCCGTCTGAACCACCGAGGCCAAGGAGGGCCGTCCGAGTGA